From one Scophthalmus maximus strain ysfricsl-2021 chromosome 19, ASM2237912v1, whole genome shotgun sequence genomic stretch:
- the si:dkey-178e17.1 gene encoding tricarboxylate transport protein B, mitochondrial, with protein MQDRRTFVSPFVRPRCLAAAAAAAPAAGKAKSVHPWKAILAGGIAGGIEICITFPTEYVKTQLQLDEKANPPKYRGVGDCVKQTVQGHGVKGLYRGLSSLLYGSIPKSAVRFGVFEFLSNHVKDESGRLGGTKSLLCGLGAGVLEAVLVVCPMETVKVKFIHDQTSANPKYKGFAHGVREIVRVQGLGGTYQGLTATILKQGSNQAIRFYVMTTLKNWYRGDNPNKALSPLVTGAFGVIAGAASVFGNTPLDVIKTRMQGLEAHKYKSTLDCTLKILRYEGLAAFYKGTVPRLGRVCLDVALVFIIYEEVLKILNTVWKTD; from the exons atgcaggACAGACGCACATTTGTCAGCCCCTTCGTCAGACCGCGGTgtctggcggcggcggcggccgcggcgCCGGCGGCGGGGAAAGCGAAGTCCGTTCACCCGTGGAAGGCGATTCTGGCAG GTGGAATTGCAGGTGGCATAGAGATCTGCATCACCTTCCCCACAGAGTATGTCAAGACCCAGTTACAGCTGGATGAGAAGGCCAATCCACCTAAATACAGAGGAGTAG GTGACTGTGTGAAGCAGACGGTACAGGGTCACGGTGTCAAAGGACTATACAGAGGACTCAGCTCACTGCTGTACGGCTCCATACCCAAATCTGCAGTCAG GTTCGGGGTGTTTGAGTTCCTCAGTAACCATGTGAAGGATGAGTCCGGTCGATTGGGAGGCACCAAAAGCCTGCTGTGTGGACTCGGGGCCGGGGTGTTGGAGGCTGTTTTGGTGGTCTGTCCCATGGAAACTGTCAAG GTCAAGTTCATTCATGACCAGACGTCAGCAAACCCAAAATACAAGGGTTTCGCCCATGGAGTCAGAGAGATCGTGAGAGTGCAAG GATTAGGAGGGACATACCAGGGTCTCACTGCCACCATCCTCAAACAAGGCTCCAACCAGGCTATTCGCTTCTATGTGATGACCACCCTGAAAAACTGGTACCGAG GTGATAACCCCAACAAAGCTTTAAGTCCCCTGGTGACCGGAGCCTTTGGGGTCATAGCAGGAGCAGCCAGTGTATTTGGAAACACCCCACTAGATGTCATCAAGACTCGGATGCAG GGCCTGGAAGCACATAAATATAAAAGCACGCTAGACTGCACTCTGAAGATCCTGAGATACGAGGGCTTGGCAGC TTTTTATAAAGGGACAGTTCCTCGCCTTGGCCgtgtgtgtctggatgtggccctcgtcttcatcatctACGAGGAGGTGCTGAAGATCCTGAACACGGTCTGGAAGACCGACTGA